A genome region from Marinobacter panjinensis includes the following:
- the secF gene encoding protein translocase subunit SecF has product MSEVEKKPIDFMGIRKVASVVSIALVIAAVALLAIRGLNLGLDFTGGTSVEFEYQQAPELDEVRATLYEAGYEQFVVQNFGSDTSVLVRMAESENDKLAVEVTEALSAGGAELQLVSSEFVGSQVGEQLKEDSGLGMLIALAVVLIYVGMRFQFKFGIAAVVPLAHDVIIVLGVFSLFQWTFDLSVLAALLAVIGYSLNDTIVVADRIRENFRKMREGDSEHIINESIHQTISRTLNTSGTTLVVLLALYFLGGEAINNFAVALIIGVVVGTYSSIYVAANMLVALGVAREDLIVPPKEGLVGQEEEEEQPPEWLNRM; this is encoded by the coding sequence ATGTCTGAAGTTGAGAAAAAACCTATCGATTTTATGGGCATACGGAAGGTTGCTTCCGTGGTGTCCATTGCACTTGTCATTGCTGCAGTCGCTCTGCTGGCAATTCGTGGGCTGAATCTGGGGCTCGATTTTACCGGGGGTACCTCTGTAGAGTTTGAGTACCAGCAAGCGCCAGAACTGGATGAGGTTCGTGCAACCCTCTACGAGGCAGGTTACGAGCAGTTCGTGGTACAGAACTTCGGTTCTGATACGTCAGTCCTTGTGAGGATGGCGGAATCGGAAAATGACAAACTGGCGGTAGAGGTTACTGAAGCGCTTTCGGCCGGTGGTGCGGAGCTCCAGCTTGTCAGTTCCGAGTTTGTCGGTTCCCAGGTTGGTGAGCAGTTAAAGGAAGACAGTGGCCTCGGTATGCTGATCGCCCTTGCGGTCGTGCTGATCTACGTTGGTATGCGCTTCCAGTTCAAGTTCGGGATTGCCGCGGTCGTGCCACTTGCTCACGACGTGATCATCGTTCTTGGCGTGTTTTCACTGTTTCAGTGGACCTTTGACCTGAGTGTGCTTGCCGCATTGCTTGCCGTTATCGGTTACTCCCTGAACGATACCATCGTTGTAGCGGACCGTATCCGCGAGAACTTCCGCAAGATGCGGGAGGGGGATTCCGAGCACATTATCAATGAGTCCATCCATCAGACCATAAGCCGGACCCTGAACACCTCCGGTACCACTCTCGTGGTTCTACTGGCCCTCTATTTCCTGGGGGGCGAGGCAATCAACAACTTCGCAGTGGCACTGATCATTGGTGTGGTCGTAGGTACCTATTCTTCTATCTACGTTGCCGCCAACATGTTGGTAGCCCTGGGTGTTGCCCGCGAGGACCTGATCGTGCCTCCGAAGGAAGGGCTCGTCGGGCAGGAAGAGGAAGAAGAGCAACCGCCTGAGTGGCTGAACCGGATGTAA
- the ndk gene encoding nucleoside-diphosphate kinase codes for MANERTLSIIKPDAVAKNVIGEIYTRFEKAGLAIVAAKMMHLTQEQAEGFYAEHKERPFFNDLVAFMTSGPVVVQVLEGESAILKNRDLMGATNPKEAEAGTIRADFASSIDANAVHGSDSAASAEREIAYFFNDSEICPRG; via the coding sequence ATGGCAAACGAGCGCACGCTCTCGATTATCAAGCCCGACGCAGTCGCAAAAAATGTGATCGGCGAGATTTACACACGCTTTGAAAAAGCAGGACTGGCGATCGTTGCTGCAAAAATGATGCATCTGACCCAGGAGCAGGCGGAAGGTTTCTATGCCGAGCATAAAGAGCGTCCGTTTTTTAATGATCTGGTCGCGTTCATGACGTCCGGCCCGGTTGTTGTTCAGGTTCTGGAAGGCGAAAGTGCTATCCTGAAGAATCGTGACCTGATGGGTGCTACCAACCCCAAGGAAGCGGAAGCGGGCACTATCCGCGCCGATTTTGCATCATCCATCGATGCAAACGCCGTTCACGGTTCGGATTCGGCAGCGTCTGCCGAGCGTGAAATTGCATACTTTTTCAATGACAGTGAGATCTGCCCACGGGGTTGA
- the cysE gene encoding serine O-acetyltransferase produces MFERLREDVNSVFHRDPAARNTFEVLTNYPGLHALLCHRFSHWLWNLGLKWLARTFSTLARWLTGIEIHPGATIGRRFFIDHGMGVVIGETTVIGDDVTLYQGVTLGGTSWNKGKRHPTLGDGVVVGAGAKILGPFEVGAGAKIGSNSVVTKAVPEGATVVGIPGRVVVKRKDEDTTRRKEMEERMGFDAYGVTEEMPDPVARAMRSLLDHMHVVDDRIENMCKALRKVNSEYQNGEMPPLQEEDFDCVRDDEPSQR; encoded by the coding sequence ATGTTTGAACGTTTAAGGGAAGATGTGAACAGTGTGTTTCATCGCGATCCCGCAGCTCGTAACACCTTTGAGGTTCTGACCAACTACCCCGGACTTCATGCGCTCCTGTGTCACCGGTTTTCGCATTGGCTCTGGAATCTGGGCCTGAAATGGCTGGCGCGTACTTTCTCGACCCTTGCCCGCTGGCTGACGGGTATCGAGATTCACCCCGGTGCGACCATTGGCCGCCGCTTCTTTATCGACCACGGTATGGGCGTTGTGATTGGTGAAACCACCGTTATTGGTGACGATGTGACACTCTACCAGGGGGTAACCCTGGGGGGGACCAGCTGGAACAAGGGGAAGCGCCATCCGACCCTGGGGGACGGCGTTGTGGTCGGCGCCGGTGCCAAGATTCTCGGCCCGTTCGAAGTGGGAGCCGGGGCGAAGATCGGCTCCAACTCTGTGGTCACCAAAGCGGTTCCCGAAGGGGCGACGGTGGTGGGTATTCCCGGCCGTGTCGTGGTCAAGCGCAAGGATGAAGACACTACTCGCCGTAAAGAAATGGAAGAGCGTATGGGGTTCGATGCGTACGGTGTAACTGAGGAGATGCCGGACCCCGTGGCCCGGGCCATGCGCAGCCTGCTGGACCACATGCATGTAGTCGATGACCGTATCGAGAACATGTGCAAGGCCCTCAGAAAGGTCAACAGTGAGTACCAGAACGGCGAAATGCCGCCGTTGCAGGAGGAGGACTTCGACTGTGTGCGGGATGATGAACCGTCACAGCGGTGA
- a CDS encoding IscS subfamily cysteine desulfurase yields the protein MKKPVYMDYAATTPVDPVVAEEMCKYLTFDGVFGNPASRSHAYGWQAEAAVEGARRQVANLIHADPREIVWTSGATESDNLAIKGAVAGHDNPHIVTSEIEHKAVLDTCKWLERQGVSVTWLTPGKDGRIAVEQVESALRDNTVLVSLMMVNNELGCQTDIASIGAMLRDRGVLFHVDAAQAAGKTEVDVSASPVDLLSLSGHKVYGPKGIGALYVRRSPDVRIESQIHGGGHERGMRSGTLPTHQIVGMGKAFELASEQLEQEKERLEGLRGRLLDGLHGLEGVALNGSDEHRVPGIVNLSFAGVDAESLMLGLRDLAVSSGSACASATIEPSFVLKGIGLDDEQAHRALRFSFGRFSTAEEIDFAATQIVDVVSRLRSVR from the coding sequence ATGAAAAAACCCGTCTATATGGATTATGCGGCGACCACGCCCGTAGATCCCGTTGTTGCCGAAGAAATGTGCAAATACCTCACATTTGACGGTGTCTTCGGCAACCCTGCCTCCCGCTCCCACGCCTATGGCTGGCAAGCCGAAGCGGCAGTCGAAGGTGCCCGTCGGCAGGTTGCGAACCTTATCCATGCTGACCCGCGGGAGATCGTCTGGACTTCCGGCGCCACGGAATCCGATAACCTGGCCATAAAGGGTGCGGTTGCTGGCCACGATAATCCTCACATCGTGACCTCGGAGATCGAGCACAAGGCGGTACTTGATACCTGCAAATGGCTTGAGCGCCAGGGCGTGAGCGTAACCTGGCTGACACCCGGGAAAGATGGCCGGATTGCCGTTGAGCAGGTAGAAAGCGCACTTCGGGACAATACGGTTCTGGTGAGCCTGATGATGGTGAACAACGAGCTGGGCTGCCAGACAGATATTGCGTCGATTGGCGCTATGCTTCGCGATCGCGGGGTTTTGTTTCATGTCGATGCGGCCCAGGCCGCCGGCAAAACCGAGGTGGATGTCAGCGCTTCCCCGGTAGACCTGCTTTCGCTGTCCGGGCACAAGGTATACGGCCCCAAGGGCATTGGCGCACTGTATGTTCGTCGGTCACCAGACGTGCGCATCGAGTCGCAGATTCACGGTGGCGGGCACGAGCGTGGCATGCGTTCCGGCACGTTGCCAACGCACCAGATTGTGGGCATGGGCAAGGCCTTCGAGCTGGCGAGTGAGCAGCTTGAGCAAGAGAAGGAGAGGCTGGAAGGCCTCCGCGGTCGACTCCTGGACGGGCTGCACGGCCTGGAAGGCGTGGCACTCAATGGCAGTGACGAGCACCGGGTACCGGGTATCGTGAACCTGTCGTTTGCAGGCGTGGATGCAGAGTCACTGATGCTGGGGCTGAGGGATCTGGCGGTTTCATCCGGCTCTGCCTGCGCATCAGCGACCATAGAGCCTTCGTTTGTATTGAAAGGCATTGGTCTGGACGATGAACAGGCTCATCGGGCCCTCCGGTTTTCGTTCGGACGTTTTTCCACAGCCGAGGAAATTGACTTCGCAGCGACGCAAATCGTTGACGTTGTTAGCCGTCTCCGTTCAGTGCGGTAG
- the trmJ gene encoding tRNA (cytosine(32)/uridine(32)-2'-O)-methyltransferase TrmJ, producing the protein MHKSAMPQEGTDTFDDQIRIVLVETSHSGNIGAVARAMKNMALGSLWLVNPTSFPDETSYARAAGASDVLDNARVVTSLDEAIADCVCVMGTSARGRKVPWPVMAPPDAAAKASEHSGAGPVALIFGRENHGLSNEELQRCHFHIHIPSNPDYSSLNLSMAVQVMCYELRMHYLRGLEGGDGSPYLKPMAAPGDAGWDVPPAPVRDVEGFFEHLEQVLVDVDFHRREKPGLLMTRLRRLFQRAKLDQTEINILRGVLSAVQKSAGTDKSGSNTSKAGPAAGEQE; encoded by the coding sequence ATGCACAAGTCAGCGATGCCCCAGGAGGGCACCGACACCTTTGACGACCAGATCAGGATTGTTCTGGTTGAAACCTCTCATTCCGGCAATATCGGAGCGGTTGCGAGGGCCATGAAAAACATGGCGCTGGGTAGTCTCTGGCTGGTCAACCCGACGTCGTTCCCCGATGAAACCTCCTATGCGCGGGCGGCGGGTGCATCGGATGTACTGGATAATGCCCGGGTTGTGACCTCTCTGGACGAGGCTATTGCTGACTGTGTCTGCGTTATGGGCACCAGTGCCCGTGGCCGCAAGGTGCCCTGGCCGGTTATGGCGCCGCCGGATGCCGCCGCCAAGGCTTCAGAGCATTCAGGGGCTGGCCCGGTTGCGTTGATATTCGGCCGCGAGAACCATGGCTTGAGCAATGAGGAGCTGCAGCGCTGCCACTTCCACATACATATTCCGTCGAACCCGGATTACAGTTCCCTGAATCTGTCCATGGCGGTGCAGGTGATGTGTTATGAATTACGCATGCACTACCTCAGAGGGCTTGAAGGTGGCGACGGCAGCCCCTATCTCAAACCCATGGCGGCGCCGGGGGATGCTGGCTGGGATGTGCCGCCGGCTCCGGTAAGGGACGTGGAAGGTTTTTTCGAGCATCTTGAGCAGGTGCTGGTGGATGTTGATTTCCATCGCCGCGAGAAACCCGGGCTGCTGATGACGCGGTTGCGCCGGTTGTTCCAGAGAGCGAAACTGGATCAGACGGAAATCAATATTCTCCGGGGCGTCCTGAGTGCCGTTCAGAAATCCGCCGGTACGGATAAATCCGGATCAAACACGTCAAAGGCTGGCCCGGCAGCCGGTGAACAGGAATAG
- the yajC gene encoding preprotein translocase subunit YajC, translating to MKSIKLLVAALFAAMPALAMAQDPGAGGMGVMGQVIFFAGFILIFYFLIWRPQSKRAKEHKALMSGLNKGDEVVTSGGVAGKITKVTDDFIVVEIADNVEVKVQKVAVAAALPKGTLKDI from the coding sequence ATGAAATCGATCAAGTTACTTGTTGCTGCACTCTTTGCTGCTATGCCGGCACTGGCCATGGCGCAGGATCCCGGTGCCGGTGGCATGGGTGTGATGGGGCAGGTGATTTTCTTTGCCGGCTTTATCCTGATTTTCTACTTCCTGATCTGGCGCCCGCAGTCCAAGCGTGCGAAAGAGCATAAAGCGTTGATGTCCGGTCTGAACAAGGGTGATGAGGTGGTTACCTCTGGCGGCGTCGCCGGCAAGATCACCAAGGTTACCGACGACTTTATCGTGGTTGAAATTGCCGACAACGTTGAAGTCAAGGTTCAGAAAGTTGCTGTTGCAGCGGCACTTCCGAAAGGAACTCTGAAGGACATCTGA
- a CDS encoding inositol monophosphatase family protein, protein MQPAIKMALRVARQGSDYLKAHFERQEPNGDSEDRRKQLERVEQSVYDNFSEQLEKSYKDHVIAPLNEADADGNDKSWHIFPVLGRENFLRGIPDFALALLQKKNNRTENLLLINPVTGEEYSASRGHGAALNSRRVRTSEVKHSDRAAVVSNLLDQTRHGDDPLMWGEMASLLARDSSMFRTAGCVALDIARVSSGHLDAAVIFRPEPADLAIGVTLALESGALTGDFSGNPSTEKAKQLIVANPKLFREVLKTLHPFRGRLPR, encoded by the coding sequence ATGCAACCAGCTATTAAAATGGCCCTGCGCGTCGCGCGTCAGGGGTCCGACTATCTGAAAGCACACTTCGAGCGCCAGGAACCCAATGGCGACAGCGAAGACCGCCGCAAGCAACTGGAGCGGGTCGAGCAGTCGGTTTACGACAATTTTTCCGAACAGCTCGAAAAGTCCTACAAAGACCACGTGATCGCACCGCTGAATGAGGCGGATGCCGACGGTAACGACAAGAGCTGGCATATATTTCCGGTACTCGGGCGTGAGAACTTTCTGCGCGGCATTCCTGATTTCGCATTGGCACTGCTGCAAAAGAAAAACAACCGCACCGAGAACCTGCTGCTGATCAACCCCGTTACCGGCGAAGAATATTCTGCCAGTCGCGGCCACGGCGCAGCACTCAACAGCCGGCGCGTGCGCACCAGCGAGGTCAAACATTCTGACCGCGCAGCAGTGGTCAGCAACCTCCTGGACCAGACCCGACACGGCGATGACCCGCTGATGTGGGGCGAAATGGCATCACTACTGGCCCGCGACAGCAGCATGTTCCGCACCGCCGGCTGCGTTGCGCTGGACATTGCCAGGGTATCTTCCGGCCATCTGGACGCTGCCGTTATATTCCGTCCGGAGCCAGCAGATCTTGCCATTGGCGTAACCCTGGCACTGGAGTCCGGCGCCCTGACCGGCGATTTCTCCGGCAATCCTTCTACGGAAAAAGCCAAACAGCTTATCGTTGCCAACCCCAAGCTGTTCCGGGAAGTACTGAAAACCCTTCACCCCTTCCGGGGCCGCCTGCCACGCTGA
- the iscR gene encoding Fe-S cluster assembly transcriptional regulator IscR: MRLTTKGRYAVTAMLDLALHGDQGPVSLADISARQEISLSYLEQLFSRLRRHKLVNSIRGPGGGYRLSREPDAVFIAEVVDAVSESLDTTRCGNKGDCQNGEKCLTHHLWSDLSEQIHQFLSDISLGDLMRKREIQVVASRQNRRHSEGDSQTINTERLKDQAPA, from the coding sequence ATGAGACTGACCACCAAAGGCCGCTACGCGGTGACGGCAATGCTGGATCTGGCCCTTCACGGGGATCAGGGGCCGGTCAGTCTGGCTGATATATCTGCCCGGCAGGAGATTTCCCTCTCGTATCTCGAGCAGCTATTTTCCCGCCTTCGCCGTCACAAGCTGGTGAACAGTATCCGTGGGCCCGGCGGGGGCTACCGCCTCAGCCGTGAACCCGACGCCGTCTTTATTGCAGAAGTTGTGGACGCGGTCAGTGAGTCCCTGGATACCACCCGTTGCGGCAACAAGGGTGATTGCCAGAATGGCGAAAAATGTCTGACCCACCACCTGTGGTCTGATCTCAGCGAGCAGATCCATCAGTTCCTGAGCGATATCAGCCTCGGCGACCTGATGAGAAAACGGGAAATCCAGGTGGTTGCCAGTCGGCAAAACAGGCGTCATTCCGAAGGTGATTCACAGACGATTAACACCGAGCGCCTCAAGGATCAGGCGCCGGCCTGA
- the rlmN gene encoding 23S rRNA (adenine(2503)-C(2))-methyltransferase RlmN has translation MTAVAEKTNLLGLPKAKMEAFFESLGEKSFRATQVLQWIHQRGADDFDQMTNMSKVLREKLKEVAEIRGPEVVYDESSKDGTRKWVMRMDNGNSVETVLIPDGERGTLCVSSQIGCSLDCTFCSTGKRGFNRNLTAAEIIGQVWVARKAFMPFEPGPDRPITNVVMMGMGEPLLNFDNVVDAMNLMMEDLAYGISKRRVTVSTSGVVPAIDKLGEVTDVSLAISLHAPNDELRNQLVPLNKKYPISELLAATRRYLARLPDKRKATIEYTVIEGVNDQPEHAKELAVVLRGLPCKINLIPFNPFPESDFRRPSMNATRRFQTVLNEAGYVATVRTTRGDDIDAACGQLVGRVEDRTKRSQRYIQVHQVSP, from the coding sequence ATGACAGCTGTTGCTGAGAAAACCAACCTTCTGGGACTGCCGAAGGCCAAAATGGAGGCTTTCTTCGAATCCCTGGGGGAGAAGAGTTTCCGGGCAACACAAGTGTTGCAGTGGATTCATCAGCGCGGTGCTGATGACTTCGATCAAATGACCAATATGAGCAAGGTGCTGCGGGAGAAGCTGAAGGAAGTGGCCGAGATTCGCGGGCCGGAAGTGGTCTACGATGAATCGTCGAAAGACGGTACCCGCAAGTGGGTCATGCGCATGGATAACGGCAACAGTGTCGAAACCGTGCTGATTCCCGATGGCGAGCGCGGCACCCTGTGTGTTTCCTCACAGATTGGCTGCAGCCTGGACTGTACCTTCTGCTCAACAGGAAAGCGTGGCTTTAACCGTAACCTGACTGCCGCAGAAATTATCGGCCAGGTCTGGGTTGCCCGCAAAGCGTTCATGCCCTTTGAGCCAGGCCCCGATCGCCCGATTACCAATGTCGTGATGATGGGAATGGGGGAGCCGCTGCTGAACTTCGATAACGTGGTTGATGCCATGAACCTGATGATGGAGGATCTGGCGTACGGAATCTCCAAGCGGCGGGTCACGGTGAGCACGTCTGGCGTGGTTCCGGCAATAGACAAGCTGGGCGAGGTTACCGATGTTTCACTGGCCATTTCGCTTCATGCCCCTAATGATGAATTGCGTAACCAATTGGTGCCGTTGAATAAAAAGTACCCGATCTCGGAATTGCTGGCAGCCACCCGCCGCTACCTGGCCCGTTTGCCCGACAAACGCAAGGCGACCATTGAGTACACGGTGATCGAAGGGGTCAATGACCAGCCTGAGCATGCAAAAGAGCTGGCTGTTGTGTTGCGTGGTCTGCCGTGCAAGATCAACCTGATTCCCTTCAACCCGTTTCCGGAGAGTGATTTCCGGCGGCCGAGCATGAACGCCACCCGTCGTTTTCAGACGGTTCTTAATGAAGCGGGGTATGTTGCAACCGTCAGAACAACCCGCGGCGATGATATTGATGCCGCTTGCGGACAGCTTGTGGGCAGGGTGGAAGATCGCACGAAAAGAAGCCAGCGTTACATACAGGTGCACCAGGTCAGTCCATGA
- the secD gene encoding protein translocase subunit SecD, which yields MLNKYPLWKNLVIVIALVIGFIYALPNVFPDDYAVQITGARSSTEVNQRILERAVDALEAKGIAVKESELQDRDALIRLNDAESQLRARPVVQDALGRDYLVALNMAPSTPEWLKSLGAGPMKLGLDLRGGVHFLLEVDMETAVEQRLEAISSQIKRELREERVRYRGGDLEGDNSIVLTFRDEESRSEAFSLIRDQYNQFLLDEESEEGEYRLVLTISEAEVKSIQDYALQQNLTTIRNRVNELGVAEPLVQRQGADRIIVELPGVQDTAAAKRVLGATANLEFRLEARQDAPAATTETYEFRDNPNREARLERDIIATGDNVSNAQQAFDENGQPQVNITMDSVGGDLMNRATRNAIGRRMAVLFIEYRTETEEVVVDGETRTVDNRVVEKGIISLATVQSALGSSFRITGLDSIPEASELALLLRAGALAAPMYFVQERTIGPSLGQKNIDAGMMSVLLGFVLVLCYMVVYYRGFGMIANVALTLNLMLLIACMSILSATLTLPGIAGIVLTVGMAVDANVLIFERIKEELKAGAPPQLAINSGYSRAFVSIFDANITTLLVAVILFAMGSGPVKGFAVTLSIGILTSMFSGLMVSRSIVNLVYGGRKVEKLSIGGKLANV from the coding sequence ATGCTGAACAAGTATCCGCTCTGGAAAAACCTCGTTATCGTCATCGCACTGGTGATCGGTTTCATCTACGCCCTGCCTAATGTTTTCCCCGATGATTACGCCGTACAGATCACCGGTGCGCGCAGTAGCACCGAGGTCAACCAGCGGATTCTGGAAAGGGCCGTTGACGCGCTTGAGGCGAAGGGGATTGCCGTCAAGGAATCCGAGCTTCAGGATCGCGATGCCCTGATCCGACTGAATGATGCCGAATCCCAGCTGCGGGCCAGGCCGGTCGTCCAGGATGCGCTCGGCAGGGACTACCTGGTAGCCCTGAACATGGCGCCGTCTACCCCGGAATGGCTGAAAAGCCTTGGTGCCGGGCCCATGAAGCTGGGTCTCGATCTTCGCGGTGGTGTTCACTTTCTGCTGGAAGTGGATATGGAAACCGCGGTTGAGCAGCGTCTTGAGGCCATCTCCAGCCAGATCAAGCGTGAATTGCGGGAAGAGCGCGTGCGCTATCGTGGCGGTGACCTGGAGGGCGACAATTCCATCGTTCTGACCTTCCGGGATGAAGAGTCCCGCAGCGAGGCCTTCTCACTCATTCGCGACCAGTACAACCAGTTTCTTCTGGACGAAGAGAGTGAGGAAGGCGAATACCGCCTGGTACTCACCATATCGGAAGCCGAGGTCAAGTCGATCCAGGATTACGCCCTGCAACAGAACCTCACCACTATCCGTAACCGGGTGAACGAACTGGGGGTTGCAGAACCTCTGGTGCAGCGCCAGGGTGCTGACCGGATTATCGTGGAGTTGCCTGGTGTCCAGGACACCGCCGCCGCAAAGCGTGTGCTTGGTGCCACCGCAAACCTGGAGTTCCGTCTTGAAGCACGCCAGGACGCACCGGCCGCAACAACCGAAACCTACGAGTTCCGGGACAACCCCAACCGCGAGGCTCGCCTGGAGCGGGATATTATCGCAACCGGCGACAACGTCTCCAACGCGCAGCAGGCGTTCGATGAGAATGGCCAGCCCCAGGTGAATATCACCATGGACTCTGTCGGCGGTGATCTGATGAACCGGGCTACCCGGAACGCCATTGGCCGTCGAATGGCGGTGCTGTTCATCGAATACCGAACGGAAACCGAAGAAGTGGTTGTGGATGGCGAAACCCGCACCGTCGACAATCGGGTTGTGGAAAAGGGCATTATCAGTCTGGCCACTGTTCAGTCCGCGCTGGGAAGCAGTTTCCGGATTACCGGTCTCGATTCCATCCCGGAAGCTTCGGAACTGGCGCTGTTGCTGCGGGCTGGGGCACTAGCGGCTCCGATGTACTTCGTGCAGGAGCGCACCATTGGCCCAAGCCTGGGCCAGAAGAACATTGATGCCGGCATGATGTCCGTGCTGCTCGGCTTTGTCCTGGTGCTCTGCTACATGGTGGTCTACTACCGTGGCTTCGGCATGATTGCCAATGTGGCACTTACGCTCAACCTGATGCTGCTCATTGCCTGCATGTCGATACTCTCCGCAACCCTGACCCTGCCGGGTATCGCCGGTATTGTGCTGACGGTGGGTATGGCTGTTGACGCCAACGTGCTTATCTTTGAACGCATAAAGGAAGAGCTGAAGGCGGGCGCTCCGCCCCAATTGGCCATAAATTCCGGTTATTCCAGGGCCTTTGTATCGATTTTCGATGCCAACATCACCACCTTGCTGGTGGCGGTGATCCTGTTCGCCATGGGTTCCGGCCCGGTGAAAGGGTTCGCGGTGACGCTGTCGATCGGTATTCTCACGTCGATGTTCTCCGGGCTGATGGTCAGTCGTAGCATCGTAAATCTTGTATACGGCGGTCGAAAGGTCGAAAAACTGTCGATCGGAGGGAAACTGGCCAATGTCTGA
- the tgt gene encoding tRNA guanosine(34) transglycosylase Tgt produces MSFEKLGEDGRARRGRLSFPRGTVETPAFMPVGTYGTVKGMLPRDIKDIGAEIILGNTFHLMLRPGTEVVKAHGDLHDFTQWHGPILTDSGGFQVFSLGEMRKITEAGVNFRSPIDGSPVELSPEIAMQVQRDLGSDIVMIFDECTPYPATEKQARESMELSLRWAERSKQAHAGNPAALFGIVQGGMYESLRDRSLEGLTDIGFDGYAIGGLSVGEPKEDMIRILDHLPPKMPEDRPRYLMGVGRPEDLVEAVRRGVDMFDCVMPTRNARNGYLFTSTGIVKIRNARHRHDTTPLDDQCDCYTCQNFSRSYLHHLDKCGEMLGSQLNTIHNLRYYQNVMAGLRGAIEAGTLSDFISDFYARRGETVPPMAQ; encoded by the coding sequence ATGTCCTTTGAAAAGCTGGGAGAGGATGGCCGTGCCCGGCGCGGCCGGCTGAGCTTTCCCCGGGGCACCGTGGAAACGCCGGCGTTCATGCCGGTGGGTACCTACGGTACCGTCAAGGGTATGTTGCCCAGGGATATCAAGGATATTGGTGCAGAGATCATCCTCGGCAACACCTTTCACCTGATGTTGCGGCCAGGCACCGAGGTGGTGAAGGCCCATGGCGACCTGCATGACTTTACCCAATGGCACGGCCCGATCCTGACGGACTCCGGCGGCTTCCAGGTGTTCAGCCTCGGGGAGATGCGCAAGATTACCGAAGCAGGCGTAAACTTCCGCTCACCGATCGATGGTTCCCCTGTGGAGCTGTCACCGGAAATCGCCATGCAGGTTCAGCGGGACCTGGGCTCCGACATTGTGATGATTTTTGACGAGTGTACGCCTTACCCCGCGACCGAGAAGCAGGCCAGGGAGTCCATGGAACTGTCCCTGCGTTGGGCCGAACGGAGCAAGCAGGCCCACGCGGGCAACCCGGCGGCACTGTTCGGTATCGTCCAGGGTGGCATGTACGAGTCCCTGCGGGATCGCTCGCTGGAGGGGCTGACCGATATCGGATTTGACGGCTACGCTATTGGCGGGCTCTCGGTAGGGGAGCCCAAGGAGGATATGATCCGCATCCTGGATCATCTGCCACCGAAGATGCCGGAAGACCGCCCCCGCTACCTGATGGGCGTGGGCCGGCCGGAAGACCTTGTGGAAGCGGTTCGCCGTGGTGTGGATATGTTCGACTGCGTGATGCCCACCCGGAACGCCCGTAACGGTTACCTGTTTACCTCTACCGGTATCGTCAAGATCCGCAATGCGCGCCACCGCCATGATACGACACCGCTGGATGACCAGTGCGACTGTTATACCTGTCAGAACTTTTCGAGAAGTTATCTGCATCATCTGGATAAATGTGGGGAAATGCTCGGATCGCAGCTCAATACCATTCACAATCTGCGTTACTACCAGAACGTGATGGCCGGATTGCGTGGCGCAATTGAAGCAGGTACATTGTCGGACTTTATCAGCGACTTCTATGCTCGCCGGGGTGAAACCGTGCCACCAATGGCACAGTGA